GCAATGATGAGGATGTTTGCCGCTTTAATTTTAGCTCCAGTAGTTCAATAGCCATGTCGGGTACGTTTTTGTGCTCCGCGGCGCCAATGGGAAGGAGCCAGTGATCAATTTCTTGTATATCGACCCTTAGCATCTCCGACAGTTCATATCGCGTCAGCTCGTTCTCGACCATCATTTCTATCAGTTTGTCTCGATTGTTCACGGCCTCACCCCGTATGGGTGAGTATAGTCAATAGCGTGCTAGCGATAACGCTCAGCGATCGTATGCCCTGTTCTTTCATCCGCCCAGTGGACTTGGTATACGACGGAATGGCGTTCGTGTAACAGATCGCTTTCTAAATGGGACAATGCGTTCGGGGCTGGACTTTGACGTTTGTGAGCGGGCCAACCAGCAGATCGCGGCATAACGCGTCGTTTTATCTATCGAATCAAATCGCTTTTCTCTGCGCAGGTCACACATCGATCGGAATAGGGCAGCACTTCAAGTCGTTCCTTCGGAATCGTTCTCCCGCAAATCGCGCAGATGCCGTACTCATCCCGATCGATATGGACAAACGCTTTCTGAATCGCCGCGATCTCCATGCGGGCGGCCTCACCTAGTGCATCGAGCACCTCTTCATTTTCGCGTTCGACTGCCTGTTCTGCAAAGTCTTGTTCAAGCGGCTTTTCGGTATGGCGAACGTCCTCTTTTATTTCATTGAGACGCTGCTTGAGTTCTGCACGTCGGTTCGCAAGTCGCGCGCGGATTTCATCATGATCTGTCATATCAGCTCTATAGACTCTGAAGCTTTAATGTAAAGGCTGCTAAGCTTTGACCATTAGAACGAAGAGCTGGTTCAAAGCGGAACACAGAACGCTGTTAGGGAGTGA
Above is a window of Gammaproteobacteria bacterium DNA encoding:
- a CDS encoding TraR/DksA C4-type zinc finger protein, with amino-acid sequence MTDHDEIRARLANRRAELKQRLNEIKEDVRHTEKPLEQDFAEQAVERENEEVLDALGEAARMEIAAIQKAFVHIDRDEYGICAICGRTIPKERLEVLPYSDRCVTCAEKSDLIR